AGGATCTCCTGTTGTTCGTGGACAGCCATGGCCCGGGCCACGTCAGCCGGGGACATGGTCGCCTTCCAGCCGAGATCGCGTTCGGCCTTGGCCGGATTGGCCCGGCTGACGGCGATGTCGGCGGGCCGGAAAAGTTCGGGATCGACAAGCACATGTTCACGCCAGTCGAGGCCAAGGGCGGCAAAGGCCTCGGCCACAAATTCGCGCAGGGTGATGGTGTGGCCGGTGGCGATGACGTAATCCTCGGGCGTGTCGCGCTGGAGCATGCGCCACATGGCCTCGACATACTGCGGGGCGTAGCCCCAGTCCCGGGCCACGTCGATGTTGCCCAGGCCAAGGGTCTCCCCGGAGCCGGCGGCAATGCGGGCGGCCGCAGCCACGATCTTGCGGGTGACGAAGCGCTTGGGCCGCAGCGGCGACTCGTGATTGAACAGGATGCCGTTGCAGGCATAGAGATTGTAGGCCTCGCGGTAGTTGCCCACCTCGAAATGGGCGGCGGCCTTGGCCACGGCATAGGGACTGCGCGGGGCAAAGGGGGTCAGTTCGGTGGCCGGCTCCCCGCCGGTGTCGCCGAAGCAGTCGCTGGAGGAGGCGTGGTACAGCCGGGCCGGCACGCCGAGAAAACGCACGGCTTCGAGCAGATTGAGCGTGCCCACGCCAATGGACATGAAGGTTTCCACGGGCTGGTCAAAGGACAGCCCGACCGAGGACTGGCCGGCCAGATGGTAGATCTCGTCGGGCTTGACCGTGTTCAGCACGGTCAGCACGCTGCGAAAGTCGGTCAGGGTCACGGAATGCACCGCCACCCGCTCCCGGATGCCCAGGGCGGCGAGGCTGCCAAGCGACGCCATCTGGGCGTCCCGGGACGTACCGGCCACCTCGTAGCCCTTCTCCAGCAGCAGTTGCGCCAGATAGGCTCCATCCTGGCCTGAAACGCCGAAAATGAGGGCTTGCTTCATAAATTTTGTGAAAGGCATCCAGGGAGCAGTATAGCGTGAACCGGGAATTTAGGAGTTTCCCGCGCCAACGTCAACAGCCGCGCCATCCGGGGAGGATTGTCGCCGACAACTGGCACACACGCCGTCGATACGCACTTCCACGGCCATCACGTCCATGGCCAGCATCGGCCCCAGGGCGGCCACATCCACCACCCCAAGAGCCGCCGGCAGGCACTCCATGCGGCCGCAACGCACGCAGTAGGCATGGCAGTGCGGCCGGTCGGAGAAGCCCGGCTCCAGGCAGTACCGCAACGCCCGATCGCCGGAACTGTGGCGTCTGGCCAGTCCTTTTTCCACAAACAGATCCAGAATGCGATAGAGCGTCACCTTGTTGGCCTGGTGCTGCCGACGAACAAGCGTAAGGATATCGCCGGCCGGCAGCGCCCGGCCCTCCCCGGCCAGCACCTCGGCTACGGCCAGCCGCAACGGCGTGGGGTCGATGCCGGCCCGCGTCAGCATGGTCTTGCCCCCGATTGTTCCCAGGTTGTCCATGCCCATACCGTCAGGCTCCCTGCCGCCGACGGGCAAGGCCCGGGGCCAGGGAAACAAAAAAGACCGTGGCCGCCACGGCAATGATGGCCGCGCCGGAAGTCAGATTGAATTGGTAGGCCAAAAGCAGACCGGACAAGCAGAAGACGGTATTGAGCAAGGAAGCCCAGACCATGGCCCGTCCGAGCGAGGCCGAGCGGCGGACAGCCAGACTCGGAGCCACTGACAAAAGCGCAATGATGAGAATAAGCCCGGCCACCCGAATAAGCAGTACCACCGCAACCGCAGCCAGGGCGGTCAGCAGACAGTGCAAAAAGCCCACCGGCACGCCGCGCACCGCGGCAAACTCCCGGTCAAAGGCCATGGCCACAAACCCATTGTAATGACGAAGCGTGGTTCCCAGAAGCACCACGTCCAGACCGGCCAGGGCGTAGAGGTCGGCCGTCGGCACGCTGATGATGCTGCCAAAGAGGTAGCTCATGAGATCGGGCTTATACCCCGGGGTCAGGTCGAGCAGAATGATGCCAAAGGCCATGCCGGCAGCCCACAGGACACCGATGACCGTGTCGGTATCCTCAATGTGGCGCAGGGTGATGGCGGCCATGGCCAGGGCGGCGGCCACGGTAAAAACCACGGTGACCGGCAGGACAGGGAGGGCCAGAAAATAGGCCAGCCCCACGCCGCCGTAAGCGGCATGGGCCGCGCCGCCGGCCAGAAAGACCATGCGGTTGGCGACCACCAGGGTGCCGACAATCCCGCAGCACACGGCAGCCAGCAACGCCGCCAGCAGGGCGTTTTGCATAAACGGCAGGGCCAGATCCTCAATCATCGCGTCTCCAACGGGGTCAGCCCGGCCAAATCAGGCGGCATGCGGCGCAAAAAGGCGTCCATGGGACAGGTGTGGCGGTGGATGCCATAGAGCAGGTCCATCATGTCCTGGTTGAGCCTCGGTTCAGGGGCATAGGCCATACGGCCGTTGACGCAGGCCACTGCCGTCACCCCGGCGGCCAGGATGCTCAAGTCGTGGCTGACCACCAGCGAAGTGACGCCCTCGCCGATGCGGGCCAGGACTTCGTAGAGACAGAACTTGCCCTGAGGATCGATATTGGCGGTCGGCTCGTCGAGAATGAGCAGCCCCGGATCGGCCACCAAGGCCCGGGCAATGAGCGTTCGCTGCTTCTGGCCGCCGGACAGTTCGCAAAACCGTCGATGGGCCTGCCCGACCATCTCCACCCGGGTAAGCGTTGCCTCAGCCCGGTCGATCTCCTCGGCCGTGTAGCGAAACCCGCGCCGTCCCGGGGACAGCAGCCCCATGAGCACCACCTCGCGCACCAGCACCGGCAGGTCCTTGCGCTCGGCCACGCCGTCCAGGCGCTGGGGCACATAGCCAATGCGAGCGCTCTGGCGGCCCGGGGCCTCGCCAAACACCCGGATAGTCCCGGTGGTCGGGGTCAGGATGCCAAGCAACAGCTTTAAAAGCGTGGTTTTGCCCCCGCCGTTGGGACCAAGGACCGCCAGACGCTGCCCGGCGGCAACGGCCAGGGTGATGCCCGAAAGCACCTCCTGGCCGTTGTAGGCAAAGGTCAGCTCACGAATATCGATGACCGGTTGCGTCACTTGGCCTCCGTTTGGCCGACAAGTCCCTGGTGAAGCGCCGTGGCTGCGCCGAGCAGGCCGGCCGGCCAGTCCTCGGCCAGAGGATCAAGGGACGCCGTCGCGCCGCCAATGCCCTTGGCAATGCTCGCCGCCTGGGTCGCACTCATTTGGGGTTGGACGAAAACGACCTTGACCCCGTCGGCCTTGGCCTCTTTGACCAGGGCAGCCAGGACCTTGGGTCCGGGTTCACGGCCAAGCTGCTCAATTGGCTCTTGGGTCAGGCCGTAGTCCCGGGCGAAATACCCCCAGGACGGGTGAAACACCATAAATTTATGTTCCCCGGCCGGCAGATCAGCAAAGATTTTTTTGATATCAGCGTCCAGGGCGTCGCACGCGGCGGCAAAACGGGCATAGCCGGCGGCATAGGCCGACGAGCCCTGGGGATCGGCCTGTATCAGGGCGTCGCGCATGGACGCGCCAATGACCTTGGCCAGCTGTGGCGACAGCCAGACATGGGGGTCTGGTTCGCCGTCATGATGCTCGTG
The DNA window shown above is from Desulfovibrio sp. TomC and carries:
- a CDS encoding metal ABC transporter solute-binding protein, Zn/Mn family — protein: MQRVTLLILGLLFMAAGPAQAKLLAAVSIAPQAYFLRQIAGDRADVVVMVPAGADAHTYEPKPRQLAELAKAAVYFAVGMDFEDAWLPRFAAVNGKMAIVHTDAGIEKIPMTAHDHEAEGHGHDNAKAGKDHDAAGAAAKAGHDKAEAGQGHEHHDGEPDPHVWLSPQLAKVIGASMRDALIQADPQGSSAYAAGYARFAAACDALDADIKKIFADLPAGEHKFMVFHPSWGYFARDYGLTQEPIEQLGREPGPKVLAALVKEAKADGVKVVFVQPQMSATQAASIAKGIGGATASLDPLAEDWPAGLLGAATALHQGLVGQTEAK
- a CDS encoding metal ABC transporter permease, which translates into the protein MIEDLALPFMQNALLAALLAAVCCGIVGTLVVANRMVFLAGGAAHAAYGGVGLAYFLALPVLPVTVVFTVAAALAMAAITLRHIEDTDTVIGVLWAAGMAFGIILLDLTPGYKPDLMSYLFGSIISVPTADLYALAGLDVVLLGTTLRHYNGFVAMAFDREFAAVRGVPVGFLHCLLTALAAVAVVLLIRVAGLILIIALLSVAPSLAVRRSASLGRAMVWASLLNTVFCLSGLLLAYQFNLTSGAAIIAVAATVFFVSLAPGLARRRQGA
- a CDS encoding Fur family transcriptional regulator, with amino-acid sequence MGMDNLGTIGGKTMLTRAGIDPTPLRLAVAEVLAGEGRALPAGDILTLVRRQHQANKVTLYRILDLFVEKGLARRHSSGDRALRYCLEPGFSDRPHCHAYCVRCGRMECLPAALGVVDVAALGPMLAMDVMAVEVRIDGVCASCRRQSSPDGAAVDVGAGNS
- a CDS encoding metal ABC transporter ATP-binding protein, whose translation is MTQPVIDIRELTFAYNGQEVLSGITLAVAAGQRLAVLGPNGGGKTTLLKLLLGILTPTTGTIRVFGEAPGRQSARIGYVPQRLDGVAERKDLPVLVREVVLMGLLSPGRRGFRYTAEEIDRAEATLTRVEMVGQAHRRFCELSGGQKQRTLIARALVADPGLLILDEPTANIDPQGKFCLYEVLARIGEGVTSLVVSHDLSILAAGVTAVACVNGRMAYAPEPRLNQDMMDLLYGIHRHTCPMDAFLRRMPPDLAGLTPLETR
- a CDS encoding GDP-mannose 4,6-dehydratase, whose amino-acid sequence is MKQALIFGVSGQDGAYLAQLLLEKGYEVAGTSRDAQMASLGSLAALGIRERVAVHSVTLTDFRSVLTVLNTVKPDEIYHLAGQSSVGLSFDQPVETFMSIGVGTLNLLEAVRFLGVPARLYHASSSDCFGDTGGEPATELTPFAPRSPYAVAKAAAHFEVGNYREAYNLYACNGILFNHESPLRPKRFVTRKIVAAAARIAAGSGETLGLGNIDVARDWGYAPQYVEAMWRMLQRDTPEDYVIATGHTITLREFVAEAFAALGLDWREHVLVDPELFRPADIAVSRANPAKAERDLGWKATMSPADVARAMAVHEQQEIL